Genomic segment of Anaerobacillus alkaliphilus:
AGCTAACTGTAAATGTCCCAAGAAAACTTGTGCCTATTAGTAATGCCTTTCAACCGTCTCCTATACCTATTGATTATTATTAAGAGGAATGTCTATAATTATAGTAATTACTTAACTACTTACTTAACCCACCGTTTGAGGTGGTTTTCTTTTTTTGAAGGAGAACATGGGAACATAGATAAAAACTAAAACTAATAGGGTAGGAGCGGAAAAATGAATAAAGAATTAAAACAAGCGCTGGCATTAATAGATGAGGGGAAAATGGAAAAAGCAATTACACAGTTGAAAAAGGTAAATGAGACTGCTGACCATGATACGAAATATTCACTTGCGGAAGTTTATTATGAACTTGGATTAGTAGATTTAGCAAAAGCAATAATTGAGGAGCTATTAATGCTATACCCTGACGAAGGTGAACTGTATACGTTTATGGCTGAATTATTAATTGACTTAGATGAAGAAGATGAAGCAATCGAAATGTTATTAGAAATAAAAGAAGATGACCCTGTCTATGTACAAGGACAATTACTTTTAGCTGATTTATATCAACTTCAAGGCTTAGACGAAGTAGCAGAGCAAAAGCTTCTAATAGCAGAAAGTAAAGTGCCTGAGGAACCTATTGTCTTATTTGGGTTAGGAGAATTTTACTTATCAAGAGGGGACTATTTAAGATCAATTCCTTATTACAAAAAAGTACTCCCGTTCCAGGATGAGCTAGATGGAACGAACATAGCACTTCGCTTAGCTGAAGCGTACAGTGCTAGTGGGTCTTTCGAGGAGGCAATTACCTATTATGAACAAGGGATAGATGAAAATGCCACGATTGACGCACATTTTGGGTATGGTTATACAGCTTTCCAGTTAAGCCAATATACTGTAGCAATTACTCAATTTGAAAAAGTTATTGATATGGACGAAAGTTACTCAAGTGTCTACTCATATTTAGGAGAAGCATACGAAGAAGAGGGACAAATCCATGAAGCATTACAAATCTTTAAAAAAGGAATAGAAATTGATGAATTCAATGAGGCTTTGTATGTTCAAGGAGCAAGAGTTTCTTTAAATAATGGGTATATTAATGATGGAGAAGAGTACTTACGAAAAGTAGTAGCAATAAACCCTAGTAATTTTGAGGGGGCTAAAATGCTGTCTAGCTTATTAAAAAAAGAAGAACGTTTTGAAGAACTTCTAGAATTAATCAACTATTTAAAGGAACAGGGAGAGGAAGATCCTTTGTTTGATTGGTTCCTAGCAAGTGCAAAACGAAATTTAAGTGAAGACTTATCTATCATTCAGACTTATCAAGAGATCGAGGAAGCTCTCTCTCATGATAGCGATTTTATGGAGGAGTATGGACAAGTCCTTTTAGAAAATGGCTACAAAGAAAAAGGGGTAGAAGTGTTGAGAAAAGCGTTAAAGCTAGATTCTTCGAAAACACATCTAAATGAATTACTGTTTGACTTAGATACTAATTATTAAATTCATGAAATTCGTTCATACTAACATTAGTATTTAATAGAGAGAACGGTGGTTAGTATGAATTTAATGGATGTTTTACTTTTTCAAGACCGATCAGAGTTACGGAAACTTCTAAAAGAGAGCGATCGCTCACTTAATATAAATTCAAAAAGAGAATTGGTGGAGGTTCTTTACCCAAGGTTAGCTAACTTTGATGATTTAAAAGAGAGATACCAACAACTATCTAATGACGCTAAAAAAGTTATTTTACATTTGTGTTATGATAAAAAAATGTTTATTTCAAAAGAAGAGCTTAATGGTTTTGTTCCAAAGCGAAAAGGGAATGAATTTCATGAGTTGATAAATGAACTAGCTACTAATGGTCTATTATTTGTCTTTAAGCAAGGAAATTATGTTGTGCCAATCCAAGTAAAGAATGAACTGATTCGGTGTATTCAAATCGAAATTAAAGATAATTCCTTTATTTTACCTTCGTCTACCTCTGACCAAAAGGAAATTACGATTGTTACCGACATATTTGCTTTTGTAGATTTTATTATGGACAAACCATTGACACTAACGAAGTCTGGTGCTATGTACAAAAAAGACTTCCAAGCGCTAATGAATGTTTTTTCATATAAAGAGAGTTTACCTAACGACCAATGGAGATTCGGTTACGGTCGAAGATTTTCGCTATATCCGGACCGCTTCTCATTAATCTATGACTTTTGCTTCTCAAATGGTTGGCTAAAGGAAACAGCTGACACGTTGACAATTCATACCTCTGTAGAAGAACTTTTTGAAATGCGGATAAATGAACTTATGCAAAGTATTGTTACGTATTGGCATAAACTATATAGACGTCCATTCCCTTCAGTTCGATTGTTGTATCTACTATTGTTTAACTCCTTAGTCGAAGGTGAGGCTGTAGAGGAAGACTACCTTCTGTCAGCGTTCGCTCCGTTTGTTAATGAATACTATTTCGATACGAAAGAGGACGTCATAACAAAGCGTTTTTTACAGATGCTAGTTTATTTAGATGTTGTCTCAAAGGTCGAGTTAGAACACTTTACAGGATACACAATTGGACCGAGTCATCGATTTTTGAAATAATTGTGAAAATATTTAAATTATTTCTATATTTAAAAGGAATTTTGATTTTAAAAACGAATAAATACATTAGTAAGGATTGATAACTATAAAAGAGGCCCGCTATCGTCAATAATAGGGGAGGGGATATGATATGAGTAGTATCATTTCAGTTTTAGAAAAAAAAGATTTTTTAAAATGGTTCTTAAATAATTATCAGTTAAAAAGAAGAGAATGCGCGTGGTTATTAAATTATTTAATGAGCGATGATCACTTAATGGAAAAAGTCCATTTTGTTGAAAATGCAGAATACTGCCCGAAATCTTTAATTATTTCCGCTAATGATGTTGATTGTATCCCGTTTAGTTTTCATAAG
This window contains:
- a CDS encoding tetratricopeptide repeat protein, which produces MNKELKQALALIDEGKMEKAITQLKKVNETADHDTKYSLAEVYYELGLVDLAKAIIEELLMLYPDEGELYTFMAELLIDLDEEDEAIEMLLEIKEDDPVYVQGQLLLADLYQLQGLDEVAEQKLLIAESKVPEEPIVLFGLGEFYLSRGDYLRSIPYYKKVLPFQDELDGTNIALRLAEAYSASGSFEEAITYYEQGIDENATIDAHFGYGYTAFQLSQYTVAITQFEKVIDMDESYSSVYSYLGEAYEEEGQIHEALQIFKKGIEIDEFNEALYVQGARVSLNNGYINDGEEYLRKVVAINPSNFEGAKMLSSLLKKEERFEELLELINYLKEQGEEDPLFDWFLASAKRNLSEDLSIIQTYQEIEEALSHDSDFMEEYGQVLLENGYKEKGVEVLRKALKLDSSKTHLNELLFDLDTNY